From Ignavibacteriales bacterium:
AGGGAGATCGATCTCCACCACATTCAACCGGTAGAACAAATCTTCCCTGAATTTTCCGTTCTCCACTTCCTGGCGAAGGTCCCTGTTTGTCGCCGCGATGATTCGCACATCGGTCGTCATCGGATCAGTGTACCCGACAGGGATGACCTCCTTCTGTTCAATGGCCCGTAGGAGTTTCACCTGCAGGTGTAACGGGATTTCGCTCACCTCGTCGAGAAACACGCTTCCACCATCGGCTACTTTGAAGAGTCCCTCTTTGTCCGTCGTCGCTCCCGTGAACGACCCCTTCTTGTGACCGAAGAGTTCGCTCTCGAACAGCGTCTCAACGATTGCGCCGCAGTTGATAGCAACGAACCGTTTCGTTTTCCGCCTGCTGTTGTAGTGGAGTGCGCGGGCGACGAGCTCCTTCCCCGTCCCGCTCTTTCCCGTGATGAGCACCGTCCCGTCGCTTTCGGCCACGGTCCGGATGATCTGGAACACGTTCTTCATGCTCTGGCTCTGACCGATGATCTGGTCGAAATCGTACGTCCGGTTAATCTCCTGCCGAAGAAGCGAGTTTTCCAGCGACAGCGCCCTGTGATCAAGCAGCTTGCGGACCCGGTGCAGAATGTCGTCGAAGTCGATCGGTTTAAGAACGTAGTCGTACGCTCCCTTTCTCAGTGCTGCCACCGCTGTTTCGATCGACGCGAACGCCGTGATCATGATGACAAACGTCTGCGGCGTCCGCTTGGTGATGTGTTCCAGCAGCTCCATGCCGCGCATCTCGGGCATTTCGATATCGGAGATGACCACATCGAACGGCCGTGCCTCCTGTTTCGCGAGCGCCTCCTTTCCGTTCGGAGCTTCTTCGACCTGGTATCCTTCCTTCTTCAGAACAAACCCAAGCGATTCGCGGATAATCTGTTCATCATCAACAACAAGTATGCGCTCTGTCATCAGCCCTCTTACTCCTCTTTGATCGGTAACTTGATCTTGAACGTACTCCCTTTGCCAAGTTCACTTTCCACTTCGATGTCGCCATTGAAACTCTCGACAATCCCGTAGCTGACCCAGAGCCCGAGTCCCGTCCCCTGCCCCACCGTCTTGGTGGTAAAGAACGGCTCGAAGATTTTTTCGCGGTCTCCGGGATCAATTCCCCGTCCCGTGTCTTTCACCAGCACTTCCGCATGATCCTCATGTGCGCGCGACTGTATCCAGATCGATCCCGGTTTCCCCTCGAGTGAATCAACCGCGTTCATCAGGATGTTGATGAACACCTGCGCGAGCTGGTCTGGGACAACAGGCAAACTCGGCAGGTCGTCTGCCAGTTCCAGCGTAAACGCGATGTCTTTCACTTTCTTCCCGTACTGCACGATGTTCAGCGCTTCACGGACAACCTTGTTCAGGTCCGTGGGCTTGATGACGTACGAAGACGGACGCGAGAAATCGACAAGGTCGCGGATAATGCGTGCGATCCGGTTGATCTGGTCTTTGATCAGACCAAGCTTGTCCTTTGCGAACTCATCGGCTGTCGTCCGCTGGATCACCTGGACCAGCGAAGAGATCGAGGTCAGCGGATTCCCGACCTCGTGCGCGATACCGGCTGCCAGAGTTCCGATGCTTTCCATTTTTTGAGAACGGAACAACTGCTGTTCCAATATCCGCTGTTCGGTGATGTCCCTGTGGGCTCCCATGAAGCCTACGATATGGTCGTTGCCATCGACGATCGGCGAAATAACGAGTTCCGTGTGGAATGGGCTCCCGTCTTTTCGACGATTCTCAAGTTCGCCAACCCATACCTTCCTTTGCACAATGTATTCCCAGACTTTCTTCCAGAATTCCGTCCCGTGCCTGCCACTGTTCAGGATCCTGGGGTTCCTGCCGATGAGTTCTTCCTTCGAATATCCGCTTGCTGTCTCGAATGCGGGATTGACGTAGACCATCTTCCCGCTGGCATCGGTGATCTGAATCGGATTGACGGTATGCTGAATGACGTTCGAGAACCTGAGATAATCGAGTTCCCGCTTCTTCTGCTCGGTGATATCTTTCGCAATAAGGACGGAGTAGAATCTCTCGGCCGAGTAGAGTCTCCGAAGGTCGATCTGGACATCCAATACCGCCTTGTCGGATCTGACAAATTTCGTCTCGAGCGATTGATCGCCGTAATTTGTCTTCAGGATACTCATGAGCACCCGGCGCTGCTCGGCAGGGAGCAGGAGATCCAACGAGCTATGCAGGAGCTCGTTCGACGGGTATCCCGTCCCTTCGGCGGCGGCCGTGTTATGGTCCACGATCTTCTGCTCAGCGTCCACGATGAGGATCATCTCGGGCAGAAGGTCGAAAACCCGGCCATATTTCGAATAATGGACT
This genomic window contains:
- a CDS encoding sigma-54 dependent transcriptional regulator, which gives rise to MTERILVVDDEQIIRESLGFVLKKEGYQVEEAPNGKEALAKQEARPFDVVISDIEMPEMRGMELLEHITKRTPQTFVIMITAFASIETAVAALRKGAYDYVLKPIDFDDILHRVRKLLDHRALSLENSLLRQEINRTYDFDQIIGQSQSMKNVFQIIRTVAESDGTVLITGKSGTGKELVARALHYNSRRKTKRFVAINCGAIVETLFESELFGHKKGSFTGATTDKEGLFKVADGGSVFLDEVSEIPLHLQVKLLRAIEQKEVIPVGYTDPMTTDVRIIAATNRDLRQEVENGKFREDLFYRLNVVEIDLPSLAERKEDIPLLCQHFLEAFRKHMGRPIQGISNEAMSAMMQYQWKGEVRELENVLERAVIFCDKEFIGLEHLPEYFRMMTSQHAAMPAGGHQTLRDAVKAFERTYIEQVLTQHDRNKEATAQALGVSLSSLYRKMEELEIPTR
- a CDS encoding PAS domain S-box protein, whose translation is MTVHYSKYGRVFDLLPEMILIVDAEQKIVDHNTAAAEGTGYPSNELLHSSLDLLLPAEQRRVLMSILKTNYGDQSLETKFVRSDKAVLDVQIDLRRLYSAERFYSVLIAKDITEQKKRELDYLRFSNVIQHTVNPIQITDASGKMVYVNPAFETASGYSKEELIGRNPRILNSGRHGTEFWKKVWEYIVQRKVWVGELENRRKDGSPFHTELVISPIVDGNDHIVGFMGAHRDITEQRILEQQLFRSQKMESIGTLAAGIAHEVGNPLTSISSLVQVIQRTTADEFAKDKLGLIKDQINRIARIIRDLVDFSRPSSYVIKPTDLNKVVREALNIVQYGKKVKDIAFTLELADDLPSLPVVPDQLAQVFINILMNAVDSLEGKPGSIWIQSRAHEDHAEVLVKDTGRGIDPGDREKIFEPFFTTKTVGQGTGLGLWVSYGIVESFNGDIEVESELGKGSTFKIKLPIKEE